Genomic segment of Myxococcus stipitatus:
ATCTGGCTGGTGCTGGGCATGGCGCTGTACCGGCACCGCCCCATCGCCGAGCTGGTGGAGCGGCTGGACCTGGCATTGCCTGGTGCCAGGCCGAAGCCGATTGCGAGGAGCGCGGTGGCGCAGGCCCGCTCTCGAGTAGGAGAGGAGCCGCTGAAGTGGCTCTTCGAGAAGAGCGCGGACGCGTGGGCCCACGCCAGCGCGCGTCGGCATGCATGGAGGGGGCTGGCCCTGTATGGAGTAGACGGCACGACAGCCCGGGTGCCGGACTCGAAGGAAAACCGAAAGCACTTTGGAGGACAGGTGGTCGGCCGGGGAGGAGGCCTCAGCGGCTACCCCATGGTTCGACTGGTCACGCTGATGGCCCTGCGCAGCCACCTGCTGGCGGCGGCGCACTTCGGGCCCTACGGGACGGATGAGCGCGAGTACGCCCTGAAGGTGTGGCCCCAGGTACCGGACGGTTCGCTGTGCGTGCTGGACCGCCACTTTCTCAACGCCGACATCCTCGTGCCGTTGGCGAGGGACGGGAAGAACCGCCACTGGCTGCTGCGCGCGAAGAAGAACACCGCCTGGCGCACGGTAAAGCGTTTAGGAAAAGGAGAGGAAGTGGTGGAAATGGAGGTGAGCTACCGCACCCGTCAGAAGGACGACTCCTTGCCCATGCGCTTCGTGGCACGTGCCATCCGTTACCAGCGCAAAGGCTTTCAGCCCCAGTGGTTGCTGACCTCGTTGCTGGACGCCGAAGCCTTCCCCGCCAGCGAAGTGGTGGCCCTCTACCACGAGAGGTGGGAGCTGGAACTCGGCTATGACGAGGTGAAGACGGAGATGCTGGAGAGGCAAGAGGCCATCCGCAGCCAGAAGCCCGGTGGGGTCGCCCAGGAACTCTGGGGCGTGGGATTGGCCTACAATCTGGTGCGGCTGGAGATGGAGCGCATTGCCGAAGAGGCCAGTGTGCCTCCCACCCGAATCAGCTTCGTCATGGCCCTGCGTCTCATCCGCGACGAGTGGATGTGGCTGGCCGGCGCGAGCCCCGGAGCGATTCCCAAACATCTGCGACGCCTGCGAGAAGAGGTAAAACGCTTCATCCTCCCGCTGCGGCGAAGCCATAGACGCTATCCGCGTGCGGTGAAAATCAAGATGAGCAGCTACCCACGGAAGCGTCCCCGCCCAGTCCGTCGAGTACGCTCCCGCAGGCCGCTACGTCATGTCCGTTCCTAAAGTGAACGGCATTGGTGCTAGAGGGCGCGCATGATTGTCCGTCCGCGAATGCACTGGCTTCGCATGTTGTTCGTCTGGCGTGGCTCGGTGGCGCCACGCATCCTGCCGCGCCTGGGGTTCTTCCTCGCGCTGAGCCTCCTGGCGGTGGCCCTGGGCCCGCTCCCGTTCTCCCTGAGGGAGGGCTCCCTGGCGCTGCTGGGCGTGGCGCTGGCCATCTTCCTCGGGTTTCGAAACAGCACGGCCTATGACCGGTTCTGGGAGGCGCGGAAGCTGTGGGGCTCGCTGATGATCGTCTCGCGGTCCTTCCTGCGGCAGGCGCTGACGCACCCCACACCCGCGCTCTCCCCCGAGGAGGAGGACCAGGTGACGAACCTCTTGCGCGCGCTGCCCCTCACGCTCAACCACCAGCTGCGGGGGACCCAGGTCCCGCTCGATTCGCTTCCGACGGGCGTGCGCGCGTGTGTGGTCGCCGCGGACCACCGTCCCGCCAGGGTCATCCTGGCGCTGGGCCAGTGGGTGGCGAATCTGCGGCACCAGGGCCGGCTGAGCGAGCTGCTGGTGGCGTCGTTCGACGACAACCTGGACCGGCTGTCGGAGGTGCAGGGCGGGTGTGAGCGCATCGCGGGGACCCCCATCCCCTACGTCTACAGCGTGATGTTGCACCGAACGGTCTACATCTACAGCCTGCTGTTGCCCTTTGCCCTGGCCGGCAGCCTGGGCTGGTCCACGCCGCTCGTGTCCGTCTTTGTTTCGTATACGTTCATCGCACTCGACACGGTGACGTCGGAGCTGGAGGACCCGTTCGGCAACGAGCCCAACGACCTGCCGCTCGATGCCCTGACCCGCACCATCGAGCGCGGCGTGCTGGAGATGGTGGGAGAGCCCCTCCCGCCCCTGTTGCAGCCGGACGACAAGTTCCTGCTGACCTGAGGCGCGACGCGCTGGCGCGCCCACGCCCGCCGTGTAGCGCCCGGAGCCACAACTCCGGGCGCATTGTGGCCAGTCCGGTTACAGGGGCTCCAAACACAAACACCGCCTCAGACACGGCGCGCCACCTCCGATAAAAAACAGACAGCCCCAGCAAACGGCATGGCTTCTGCTTCGACACCTCCGGCCCCGCCGCCCGTGTCGTCGCTCGCGCCGGGGCGCATGTCTGTCTTCTAGGGGGTTCCCACATGTCTCGATACTCCACGCGAGGCGTCCGCCGCCTCGTGCCCGCGTCACTCCGCTGGCTGTCGTTGTCCGTCCTCGCGCTCGGCTCCGCGCTGCTGGCGCCCGCCGCCCACGCCGCCGCCGAGCCTCAAACAGAAGAAGGTCCCGTCGCGACCCTCACCCACCTGAGCGTGGAGCAGGGCGCGTTCAAGGTCGGCATCCGGTGGTCCGACAAGCAGCCGCTCCCCTCCTCCGCCAAGCTCCTCTCCCAGGACGGCGCGGGGACCGTCAACGACGGCGCGGAGGTGACGCCCAAGCCCGGCGAGGAGTCCTTCGTCACGCTCGGCAAGGCCATCCAGAAGCCGTGGGAGACCGGCTGGAACCAGAAGCTCGTGCTGCAAGGCGCCAAGGAAGAGTCGCTCGCGACCTTCCCCTACAACGTCAACCTCGACTGCGCGGATGACAAGAACTGCACCCTGAACGTGTCCGCGGGCGCCGCCACCAACTCGGAGGTGATGCATGTGAGCACGGAGCTCGACGCGCTCATCACCGAGCTGGAGGCGAGCCACGGAGAGGCCGAGTTCGACCTCGTCGAGGAGGTCGCCAAGGCCAACCCCCGCCTGCTCGGCGAGGCGCTCGTCTATTCCCACACCCTGGCGAAGCTGCGCCAGCTCGCCGGCCCCTGCACCTGCGTGTGGCAGGCCGTCTACGGCCAGAGCCCCGCCCTCATCGGCTACGGCGTCAACGTCTCGAACGCGAACGGCATCCTCTCGGGCTGGAACGGCCCGGGAGCCAAGCACGCGCTGACGGCCATCGGCGGGAGCCCCACCGGCATCGGCGGCACCTTCAATGGCATGAGCCAGGTCACCCTGCGACTCAACTGCACGCGCTGGGTCTATTACTACTACTGGGACGTCGTCATCGGCTGGCCCGGCCACCCGGTGATTGTCCTGCCGTTCCCCCGTCCCCGCATCGTGCCCTGCATCTCCACCTGCGCGGCCCGCTTCGACCACCAGGGCCGCATCAGCGGCTCCACGTTCGTCGCCTACACGAGCCCCGGCAGCTCCGCCTCCGCCCGGGAGCAGGCCACCTACCGCGTGGACGGCACGCCCCTCATGAGCCTGGTCGCCAACAACGGCACCTCCTTCAACCAGGCCACCGGCACATCCGTGTGGTCCAACATCGGCTCCACCGGCCGCGTGGACTCCAGCGGCAATGTCTTCGCCGCGAAGAGCTTCCCCTACTTCAGCTCCGCCTCCGTCGCGAACGGCCACGCCATCTCCATCCACGGCCAGGCCCGCTGCCCGTGGGGCCCCAATGGCCACGCCGCGGTGTGGACCTATGGCACCTCGCAGGGCATCCCCCAGACGAACGTCCTGCGCTCGTCCATCCAGAACTTCTTCTGGCAGTGGGGCATCTTCGTCATCCCGTGACGAAGCCATGCGGGTGAGCCGCGACCGGACGCCGCTCGCCCGGGGCGGATGAGCGCGGCCCCCGCCGATATTCTCCCCCGCCGATGGACGTTCTCGGATGGCCGTCACATCGGCGGGAGGAGAGCGCATTGATGCAACGAGCCATAGTGATTCTCGCGATGGTCCTGGGGGGATGCGCGAAGAACGTCCCGTCACCAGAGCTCGCAACCTCGCTCCCGAGCCCGGAGTCGCGGCCCGAGCCGGTGGCGCCCAAGTACGAGCACATCTTCATGATGCCCGTGGACCAGGCGCTCGCCGAAGCCACCCGGCTGCTCGCCCAGAACGGCTGGGTGCTCAAGCCCATGGAGGACCCCAAGTACCTGCTGACCGAGTGGCGGTCCGCGCAGATTGGCACCAAGTCCTGGGGCTGGCAGAGCGACGGTGACTTCACGCGCTACCTGGTGGCCGGCGAGCTCATCGCCGAGCGACAGTCCATCGTGCGCATCTTCCGCATGAAGCGCGTGTCCTTCAGCAACGACGCGGAGCTGCGGGCCTACTCCAGCGGACGCCAGGGCTCCATCGCCATTTGGATGGCGGCGGTCGAACAGGACCTCATCCGGAAGACCTCTCCCGTGGGCCTGGCCCAGCGCGAGCGCGACACCGCGCCGTGGGTGGAGCTGGACGGCGCCGCCCAGGGCACCCGCGACCTGAAGCTGGAGCAGGACCTGCTCTTGCGACTGGAGACGCGACCCTCGCTCGAGACGCTCACCGGCACGCTGCGCCTCACGCGCGATGACACGTTCGCCCGGGACCCGTCCTTCTATCTCAAGCGCTGGAAGCAGGAGGTGCAGGAGCCGTGCGACCGGAAGGTGGCGGGGTTCCAGCCACTGCTGAAGCCAGGGCTCACGGTGCTCATCGGCGAGCAGCTGGGCACGCGCGAGTCACCCGCCGCCGTGGGCGACCTGGCGTGCGAGGCCGCGAAGGCGGGGCACGGCGTCACGCTGGTGCTCTCAGTCCCCGACAAGGAGCAGAAGCGGCTGGATGCGTATCTCAAGAGCCAGGGGCGCCCGGTGGACCAGGACGCGCTGCTGCAAGGGGACTTCTGGCGCAAGATTCAACAGGATGGCCGAGGCAGCCGCGCGATGATGGACCTCATCGACCGGGTGCGGGCGCTGGGCGCGGCCGGGCATTCCGTCAGCGTGGTCGCCATGGACACGGACATGTCCGGCGGCAAGGCGCGCGATGCCCACATGGCGAAGGTGGTGCTGAAGCAGCGCGACGCGCGCCCCCAGGACGTCCTGCTGCTGCTCGCGGGCAATGTCCATACACGGCTGGGAGACGCGGACTGGGATGACGACTTCGTCCCCCTGTCCAAGCACCTGCACCAGCGCTTCCCGGACCTGAAGGTCCTGGAGGTGGGCTACGCCCAGGGCCGCCGCTGGGGATGCGACGTGGAGACCTCCGGCGACATGGTCTGCGACATCATGGGCATCACCCCGCTGCCCGAGCTCGCGGTTCCCTCGGGAGCCCCCATGGCCATCCGCATGCTCCCCGAACTGCATGATGAAGGGTTCCATGGGTTCCTCGACGTCGGAGCCCTGTCCATCTCGCTGCCCGCCATCGCCCTGCGCGGCCACGAGCCTCCCGCGCCCTCGCCCGTGAAGGAGACGCCCGCCGCGTCCGCCGCGCCCGCCGCCGCGCCCGCGATGAGGCAGGCACCCGCGCCCGCGCAGGCCCCCACGCCGGCGCCGTAGCGCGGTGAAGCGGTCCTGGCCGTGCGCCTCGAGCCAGGACCGCTCTCCCAAGGCACCGCGCTACTGGATGGTCAGCAGTCCGCTCACGGTGGACGCGGTGCCCGCCATCGCGTTCCCCGAGGAGATGAACGGCCGGACCTTCGGGTCCAGGCCCGGGTCCTGGATGGCCTCGACCCGGATGAGGTACTTCTGCCCGCTCACGAGTGTTCCGTGGGGAATCCGCACGGAGGTGGTGGCTCCGTCCATGACGACGCGGAGCACC
This window contains:
- a CDS encoding IS4 family transposase yields the protein MPSADEGAFDRLCASLAPEWVEAALEATGTATVRKRRLPAEQVIWLVLGMALYRHRPIAELVERLDLALPGARPKPIARSAVAQARSRVGEEPLKWLFEKSADAWAHASARRHAWRGLALYGVDGTTARVPDSKENRKHFGGQVVGRGGGLSGYPMVRLVTLMALRSHLLAAAHFGPYGTDEREYALKVWPQVPDGSLCVLDRHFLNADILVPLARDGKNRHWLLRAKKNTAWRTVKRLGKGEEVVEMEVSYRTRQKDDSLPMRFVARAIRYQRKGFQPQWLLTSLLDAEAFPASEVVALYHERWELELGYDEVKTEMLERQEAIRSQKPGGVAQELWGVGLAYNLVRLEMERIAEEASVPPTRISFVMALRLIRDEWMWLAGASPGAIPKHLRRLREEVKRFILPLRRSHRRYPRAVKIKMSSYPRKRPRPVRRVRSRRPLRHVRS
- a CDS encoding bestrophin family protein codes for the protein MIVRPRMHWLRMLFVWRGSVAPRILPRLGFFLALSLLAVALGPLPFSLREGSLALLGVALAIFLGFRNSTAYDRFWEARKLWGSLMIVSRSFLRQALTHPTPALSPEEEDQVTNLLRALPLTLNHQLRGTQVPLDSLPTGVRACVVAADHRPARVILALGQWVANLRHQGRLSELLVASFDDNLDRLSEVQGGCERIAGTPIPYVYSVMLHRTVYIYSLLLPFALAGSLGWSTPLVSVFVSYTFIALDTVTSELEDPFGNEPNDLPLDALTRTIERGVLEMVGEPLPPLLQPDDKFLLT